In Paracoccus fistulariae, a single window of DNA contains:
- a CDS encoding CTP synthase, which translates to MARYIFITGGVVSSLGKGLASAALGALLQARGYTVRLRKLDPYLNVDPGTMSPFEHGEVFVTDDGAETDLDLGHYERFTGVHARKTDSISSGRIYSNVLEKERRGEYLGKTIQVIPHVTNEIKDFLAIGEDEVDFMLCEIGGTVGDIEGLPFFEAIRQFNHERPRGECILMHLTLLPYLAASGELKTKPTQHSVKELQSIGLAPDVLVCRSEQPIPEKERAKIALFCNVRPDHVIPAYDLRSIYEAPLAYHRAGLDQAVLDAFGISPAPRPDLSRWEDVMDRLHNAEGEVRIAIVGKYTQLEDAYKSIAEALTHGGMANRVRVKADWVDSEKLEGEGAHLLDGYHGIIVPGGFGERGTEGMITAAKYAREKEVPYLGICLGMQMAVIEGARNLAGLPDAGSEEFDHEAGKARFTPVVYHLKEWVQGNYTVQRKLSDDKGGTMRLGSYTAVLKPGSKISEVYDGATEIEDRHRHRYEVDATYRNQLEEAGMSFSGMSPDGKLPEAVEYPDHPWFIGVQSHPELKSKPFEPAPLFAGFVRAAMEEGRLV; encoded by the coding sequence ATGGCGCGTTATATCTTTATCACCGGCGGCGTGGTGTCGTCCCTTGGCAAGGGGCTGGCCTCGGCGGCGTTGGGCGCGTTGCTGCAGGCCCGCGGCTATACCGTCCGCCTGCGCAAGCTTGACCCCTATCTGAACGTCGATCCCGGCACGATGTCGCCCTTTGAACATGGCGAGGTCTTTGTCACCGATGACGGCGCCGAAACCGATCTGGATCTGGGCCATTACGAACGCTTCACGGGCGTGCATGCGCGCAAGACCGACTCGATTTCCTCGGGCCGGATCTACTCCAACGTGCTGGAGAAAGAGCGGCGCGGCGAATATCTGGGCAAGACCATTCAGGTGATTCCCCACGTCACGAATGAGATCAAGGATTTCCTGGCCATTGGCGAGGATGAGGTGGATTTCATGCTGTGCGAGATCGGCGGCACGGTCGGCGATATCGAGGGCCTGCCCTTTTTCGAGGCGATTCGTCAGTTCAACCATGAACGCCCGCGCGGCGAATGCATCCTGATGCACCTGACCCTGCTGCCCTATCTGGCCGCCAGCGGCGAATTGAAGACCAAGCCGACGCAGCACAGTGTCAAGGAACTGCAATCCATCGGCCTGGCGCCGGATGTGCTTGTCTGCCGGTCGGAACAGCCGATCCCGGAAAAGGAACGCGCCAAGATCGCGCTGTTCTGCAATGTCCGTCCCGATCACGTCATCCCGGCCTATGACCTGCGCTCGATCTACGAGGCGCCGCTGGCCTATCACCGCGCGGGTCTGGATCAGGCGGTTCTGGATGCCTTTGGCATCAGCCCCGCGCCGCGCCCGGATCTGTCCCGCTGGGAAGACGTCATGGACCGCCTGCACAATGCCGAGGGAGAGGTCAGGATCGCCATTGTCGGCAAATATACGCAGCTTGAGGATGCCTATAAATCCATCGCCGAGGCGCTGACCCATGGCGGCATGGCCAATCGCGTCCGGGTCAAGGCCGATTGGGTGGATAGCGAAAAGCTGGAGGGCGAAGGCGCCCATCTGCTGGACGGCTATCACGGGATCATCGTGCCCGGCGGCTTTGGCGAACGCGGCACCGAAGGCATGATCACCGCGGCAAAATATGCGCGCGAGAAAGAGGTGCCCTATCTGGGCATCTGCCTGGGCATGCAGATGGCCGTGATCGAAGGCGCGCGTAATCTGGCCGGTCTTCCCGATGCCGGCAGCGAGGAATTCGACCACGAGGCAGGCAAGGCGCGCTTTACCCCGGTGGTCTATCACCTGAAGGAATGGGTGCAGGGGAACTATACCGTCCAGCGCAAGCTGTCGGATGACAAGGGCGGCACGATGCGGCTTGGATCTTATACCGCCGTGCTGAAACCGGGGTCCAAGATCTCGGAAGTCTATGATGGCGCCACCGAAATCGAGGATCGCCACCGCCACCGTTACGAAGTCGACGCCACCTATCGCAACCAGTTGGAAGAGGCGGGCATGTCCTTTTCCGGCATGTCGCCCGATGGCAAGCTGCCCGAGGCGGTGGAATATCCCGACCACCCCTGGTTCATCGGGGTTCAGTCCCATCCGGAACTGAAGTCGAAGCCATTCGAACCCGCACCGCTATTCGCGGGTTTCGTGCGTGCTGCGATGGAGGAAGGCAGGCTGGTCTGA
- the rodA gene encoding rod shape-determining protein RodA, producing MSYLNYTVTHTPVGIRKILYLNWPLVFLISAVASIGFLMLVSVAGGDVDQWAAPQMYRFAVGMVIMIGLAFVPMWFWRGISVGAYIICVLLLVGVEVAGEIGMGAQRWIDIGPIRLQPSELMKIALVLLLAAYYDWLPLNKVSHPLWVLIPVLLILAPTGLVIIQPDLGTSIMLITGGAIVMFAAGVSLWYFAAVIGMAVGLVMAVMESRGTPWQLLKDYQFKRIDTFLDPTADPLGAGYNVIQSQIALGSGGWSGRGFMQGSQSRLNFLPEKHTDFIFTVLAEEFGFIGAISLLILYTLIVGFCLYSALTNRDRFASLITIGISGTFFLYFAINMATVMGLLPAKGSPLPLVSYGGTSLMILMLGFGLVQSAHVHRPR from the coding sequence ATGTCCTATCTGAACTACACCGTCACGCATACGCCGGTCGGCATCCGCAAGATCCTGTATCTGAACTGGCCGCTGGTCTTTCTGATCTCGGCCGTGGCGTCGATCGGCTTTCTGATGTTGGTCTCGGTCGCGGGGGGCGATGTCGATCAATGGGCCGCGCCGCAGATGTATCGCTTTGCCGTGGGCATGGTAATCATGATCGGGCTGGCCTTTGTACCGATGTGGTTCTGGCGCGGGATTTCGGTGGGCGCCTATATCATCTGTGTCCTGCTGCTGGTCGGGGTCGAGGTCGCGGGCGAGATCGGCATGGGCGCACAGCGCTGGATCGATATCGGCCCGATCCGCCTGCAACCCTCGGAACTGATGAAGATCGCGCTGGTCCTGCTGCTGGCCGCCTATTACGACTGGCTGCCGCTGAACAAGGTGTCGCATCCGTTATGGGTGCTGATCCCGGTGCTGCTGATTCTGGCGCCGACCGGGCTGGTTATCATCCAGCCGGATCTGGGCACCTCGATCATGCTGATCACGGGCGGCGCCATCGTGATGTTCGCGGCCGGGGTCTCTTTGTGGTATTTCGCGGCGGTGATCGGCATGGCGGTCGGGCTTGTGATGGCGGTGATGGAAAGCCGCGGAACCCCGTGGCAATTGCTGAAGGATTACCAGTTCAAGCGGATCGATACCTTTCTGGACCCGACCGCCGATCCGCTGGGCGCGGGCTATAACGTCATTCAAAGCCAGATCGCGCTTGGGTCTGGCGGCTGGTCGGGACGCGGCTTCATGCAGGGATCGCAGTCGCGGCTGAACTTCCTGCCGGAAAAGCATACAGATTTCATCTTCACCGTTCTGGCCGAGGAATTCGGCTTCATCGGCGCGATTTCCCTGTTGATCCTCTATACGCTGATCGTCGGTTTCTGCCTGTATTCCGCGCTGACCAATCGCGACCGTTTTGCCAGCCTGATCACCATCGGCATCAGCGGCACCTTTTTCCTCTATTTCGCCATCAATATGGCGACCGTGATGGGGCTGCTGCCGGCCAAGGGCTCTCCTCTGCCGCTGGTCAGCTATGGCGGCACCTCGCTGATGATCCTGATGCTGGGCTTCGGGCTGGTGCAATCCGCCCATGTCCACCGCCCAAGATAA
- a CDS encoding NYN domain-containing protein — translation MFYKDDRLAIFIDGANLYAAAKSLGFDIDYKLLRQEFDRRGKLMRAYYYTALMEGEEYSPIRPLVDWLHYNGYCVVTKPAKEFTDTMGRRKIKGNMDIELTVDAMQLAPRLDHVVLFSGDGDFRPLIEALQRQGVRVSVVSTIRSQPPMIADDLRRQADNFIELDALRDIIGRPQREAQNGE, via the coding sequence ATGTTCTACAAGGATGACCGATTGGCGATTTTCATTGACGGGGCGAACCTATACGCCGCCGCGAAATCGCTAGGTTTCGACATAGATTACAAACTGCTAAGACAAGAATTCGACCGTCGTGGCAAGCTGATGCGAGCCTACTACTATACCGCGTTGATGGAAGGCGAGGAATATTCCCCGATCCGTCCGCTGGTCGACTGGCTGCATTACAACGGCTACTGCGTTGTGACAAAACCTGCCAAGGAATTCACCGACACCATGGGTCGGCGCAAGATCAAGGGCAATATGGATATCGAACTGACTGTCGATGCCATGCAGCTTGCGCCGCGTCTGGACCATGTGGTCCTGTTCTCGGGTGATGGCGATTTTCGTCCATTGATCGAGGCGCTGCAGCGCCAGGGCGTGCGGGTCTCGGTCGTGTCGACGATCCGGTCGCAGCCGCCGATGATTGCCGACGATCTGCGTCGCCAGGCCGATAACTTCATCGAGCTTGACGCCCTGCGCGACATCATCGGCCGACCGCAGCGCGAGGCGCAGAACGGCGAGTGA
- a CDS encoding 2-hydroxyacid dehydrogenase → MRVLFAAPGWDRWAPALQQAAPEMELLQDGDPAGFDAIIYAPGGEIEDLSPYVNARLVQSLWAGVERIVTNPTLTQPLARMVDPGLAQGMAEFCTGWAMRAHLGMDRYAQDGLWRGGLTPPLASDRNVTILGMGELGRAVAAMLRGIGFRVTGYSASGRPVEGVRVVAGDGLDQALSQAEILINLLPDTPDTRDILNARTLAQLPQGAWLINPGRGTVLEDAALLEALDRGHLGHAVLDVFRTEPLPAEHPFWTHPGVTVTPHIAAETRPETAAPVAVENIRRAMRGQPVLHLVDRTKGY, encoded by the coding sequence ATGCGCGTTCTTTTTGCAGCCCCCGGATGGGATCGCTGGGCACCGGCCCTGCAACAGGCCGCACCCGAGATGGAGTTGCTGCAAGACGGCGATCCGGCCGGTTTCGACGCCATCATCTACGCGCCGGGCGGAGAGATCGAGGATCTGTCGCCCTATGTGAATGCGCGTCTGGTCCAAAGCCTCTGGGCGGGGGTAGAGCGGATCGTGACCAATCCCACGCTGACGCAACCGCTGGCGCGGATGGTGGATCCGGGGCTGGCGCAGGGCATGGCCGAATTCTGCACCGGTTGGGCGATGCGGGCACATCTGGGCATGGACCGCTATGCGCAGGACGGGCTGTGGCGCGGCGGCCTGACACCGCCGCTGGCCAGTGACCGCAATGTCACCATTCTGGGGATGGGAGAGCTTGGCCGGGCCGTGGCAGCCATGCTGCGCGGAATCGGGTTTCGGGTGACGGGCTACAGCGCCTCTGGGCGGCCCGTCGAGGGTGTGCGCGTGGTCGCGGGCGACGGGCTGGATCAGGCGCTGTCGCAGGCCGAGATCCTGATCAACCTGCTGCCCGATACGCCCGACACACGCGATATCCTGAATGCGCGGACCCTGGCGCAACTGCCGCAGGGCGCCTGGCTGATCAATCCCGGTCGGGGCACCGTGCTGGAGGATGCCGCGCTGCTTGAGGCGCTGGATCGTGGGCATCTGGGGCATGCAGTGCTGGATGTGTTCCGGACCGAACCCTTGCCTGCCGAGCATCCGTTCTGGACCCATCCGGGGGTCACGGTCACGCCGCATATCGCCGCCGAAACCCGGCCCGAGACCGCAGCCCCCGTCGCGGTCGAAAACATCCGCCGCGCCATGCGGGGGCAGCCGGTGCTGCATCTGGTGGATCGGACGAAGGGCTACTGA
- a CDS encoding RelA/SpoT family protein, producing the protein MIDVEDLIALVRNYNPKSNSDLIRDAYEYGMRMHEGQFRHSGEPYFTHPIAVAAILTEMRLDDATIVTALLHDTVEDTRSTKEEIAGIFGEEISELVDGVTKLTNLQLSSAASKQAENFRKLFMAMSRDLRVILVKLADRLHNMRTIRSMRPDKQVQKARETMDIFAPLAGRMGMQWMREELEDLAFKVINPEARKSIIRRFVSLQRESGDVIGQITTDIRAELEKEGIEATVFGRAKRPFSVWRKMQEKQLAFSRLSDIYGFRIITKTEMDCYRALGVIHNRWRAVPGRFKDYISQPKSNGYRSIHTTVSGRDGKRVEVQIRTRQMHEVAEAGVAAHWAYRDGVRAKNPFAVNPAEWAQGLSNRFEGEDHDDFLEHVKLEMYQDQVFCFSPKGDVIQLPKGATPIDFAYAIHTKLGNSCVGAKVDGIRVPLWTRLRNGQSVEIIAASGQRPQATWLDIVVTGRAKAAIRRSLREEDRDRFIRLGRELVRVSFEHVGRKVTDKALRTAAKQMGIGSADDLLAQIGSAEHSAKEVLQILYPDLADEQDEIDVSRPFAGLEADAEIQRAPCCSPLPGERIVGITYRGRGVVIHAIDCPVLAEYEDQPDRWIDVQWREGRHPAAYSTLLQLTIRHDAGVLGRICSLIGAQGANISDLEFIDRKPDFYRIDVAVELRDQEHLHNLMTVLEAESDVAQVERIRDTSQRL; encoded by the coding sequence ATGATCGACGTCGAAGACCTCATTGCGCTTGTCCGCAACTACAACCCGAAAAGCAATTCCGACCTGATCCGCGACGCCTATGAATATGGCATGCGGATGCATGAAGGTCAGTTCCGCCATTCCGGCGAGCCTTATTTCACCCACCCCATTGCCGTTGCCGCGATCCTGACCGAAATGCGTCTGGACGATGCCACGATTGTCACCGCGCTGCTGCATGACACGGTCGAGGACACGCGCTCGACCAAGGAAGAGATCGCCGGCATCTTTGGCGAAGAAATCTCGGAACTGGTCGATGGCGTCACCAAGCTGACCAATCTTCAGCTCAGCTCTGCCGCCTCGAAACAGGCCGAGAATTTCCGCAAGCTGTTCATGGCCATGTCCCGCGATCTGCGGGTCATTCTGGTGAAGCTGGCCGACCGTCTGCACAATATGCGCACGATCCGCTCGATGCGGCCCGACAAGCAGGTGCAGAAGGCGCGCGAGACGATGGATATCTTTGCCCCCCTTGCCGGACGCATGGGCATGCAATGGATGCGTGAAGAGCTTGAGGATCTGGCCTTCAAGGTCATCAACCCCGAGGCGCGCAAATCCATCATTCGCCGTTTCGTCAGCCTGCAGCGCGAATCCGGCGATGTAATCGGCCAGATCACCACCGACATCCGGGCCGAACTGGAAAAGGAAGGCATCGAAGCCACCGTCTTTGGCCGCGCCAAGCGCCCCTTTTCCGTCTGGCGCAAGATGCAGGAAAAGCAGCTGGCCTTTTCGCGGCTGTCCGACATTTACGGCTTTCGCATCATCACCAAGACGGAAATGGACTGCTACCGCGCGCTTGGCGTGATCCATAACCGCTGGCGCGCCGTTCCGGGCCGCTTCAAGGACTACATCAGCCAGCCGAAATCGAACGGCTACCGCTCGATCCACACCACGGTGTCGGGCCGTGACGGCAAGCGGGTCGAGGTGCAGATCCGCACCCGTCAGATGCATGAGGTGGCCGAAGCCGGGGTTGCGGCGCATTGGGCCTATCGCGACGGCGTGCGGGCCAAGAACCCCTTTGCCGTCAATCCCGCCGAATGGGCACAGGGCCTCAGCAACCGTTTCGAGGGAGAGGATCACGACGATTTTCTGGAACATGTCAAACTGGAGATGTACCAGGATCAGGTCTTCTGCTTCAGCCCCAAGGGCGATGTGATCCAGCTGCCAAAGGGCGCCACGCCCATCGATTTCGCCTATGCGATCCACACCAAGCTGGGCAATTCCTGCGTCGGTGCCAAGGTGGATGGCATTCGCGTGCCCTTGTGGACGCGACTGCGGAACGGGCAATCGGTCGAGATCATCGCCGCCTCGGGGCAGCGCCCGCAGGCGACCTGGCTGGATATCGTCGTGACCGGCCGCGCCAAGGCCGCGATCCGCCGCAGCCTGCGCGAAGAGGATCGCGACCGCTTCATCCGGCTGGGCCGCGAACTGGTCCGGGTCAGCTTTGAACATGTCGGTCGCAAGGTCACTGACAAGGCCCTGCGCACCGCGGCCAAGCAAATGGGCATCGGCAGCGCCGATGACCTGCTGGCACAGATTGGCAGCGCCGAACATTCCGCCAAGGAAGTGCTGCAGATCCTGTATCCCGATCTGGCCGATGAGCAGGACGAGATCGACGTCTCGCGCCCCTTTGCCGGGCTGGAAGCGGATGCCGAGATCCAGCGCGCCCCCTGTTGCAGCCCGCTGCCGGGTGAACGCATCGTCGGCATCACCTATCGCGGGCGCGGTGTGGTCATCCATGCCATCGACTGCCCGGTGCTTGCCGAATACGAGGATCAGCCGGATCGCTGGATCGACGTGCAATGGCGCGAAGGCCGCCACCCCGCCGCCTATTCGACGCTGCTGCAGCTGACGATCCGCCATGATGCAGGGGTTCTGGGCCGGATCTGCAGCCTGATCGGCGCTCAGGGGGCCAATATCTCGGATCTGGAATTCATCGACCGCAAGCCGGATTTCTACCGGATCGATGTCGCCGTCGAACTGCGCGATCAGGAGCACCTTCACAATCTGATGACGGTGCTTGAAGCGGAAAGCGATGTTGCACAGGTCGAGCGAATAAGGGACACCTCGCAACGGCTGTGA
- the folK gene encoding 2-amino-4-hydroxy-6-hydroxymethyldihydropteridine diphosphokinase yields the protein MRNLSLSLGLVAFGANLPSTTGSASETLHAAINTLHDEQDISISALSRFWQTPAVPAGSGPDFVNATAAITTSLHANEILDKLHRIEANFGRDRGTGRWSARVLDLDLLAFGQMIAPNQATLQHWMDLPPDQQRRQAPTELILPHPRLQDRGFVLAPLAEIAPLWRHPLTGLTVVEMLSGLSPDATAGMSPLA from the coding sequence ATGAGAAACCTGTCTTTATCTTTAGGACTGGTTGCCTTTGGTGCGAATTTGCCGTCCACCACAGGCAGCGCGAGTGAAACACTGCATGCAGCGATAAATACTCTGCACGATGAGCAAGATATTTCAATCTCCGCGTTAAGCCGCTTTTGGCAGACACCGGCCGTTCCGGCGGGCTCCGGGCCGGATTTCGTTAACGCAACGGCAGCAATTACTACTAGTTTGCACGCTAACGAAATTCTCGACAAGCTGCACCGGATAGAGGCGAATTTTGGCCGAGATCGCGGGACCGGTCGCTGGTCTGCCCGCGTATTGGACCTTGACCTGCTTGCTTTCGGTCAGATGATCGCACCGAATCAGGCGACGCTGCAGCATTGGATGGACCTGCCGCCGGACCAACAACGACGCCAGGCGCCGACCGAATTGATCCTGCCGCATCCGCGCCTGCAGGACCGTGGTTTCGTTCTGGCGCCTCTGGCGGAAATCGCGCCGCTGTGGCGCCACCCCTTGACGGGCCTGACCGTGGTTGAGATGCTGTCAGGGCTGAGCCCCGATGCAACCGCGGGAATGTCGCCTCTGGCATGA
- a CDS encoding rod shape-determining protein MreD, giving the protein MIDGPKRNIILGGIGYCLCMALLLFVRLLPIDGFSRWPGPDIAMCLTFVWVLRRPDQVPALLVVLIFLIEDVLLYRPPGLWPLFMLLGTEAARSREVRWRDQPFVLEWLRVSILMGAMILGYRIVQFTFLLPVPSLGQVLLQYIATVMVYPVVALAARLLIGLRRISPVEAEMMRYAR; this is encoded by the coding sequence ATGATTGACGGGCCAAAGCGCAACATCATCCTTGGCGGCATCGGCTATTGCCTGTGCATGGCGCTGCTGCTGTTCGTGCGCCTGCTGCCGATTGACGGCTTCAGCCGCTGGCCGGGGCCGGATATCGCCATGTGCCTGACCTTTGTCTGGGTGCTGCGGCGCCCCGATCAGGTCCCCGCCCTGCTGGTGGTGCTGATCTTCCTGATCGAGGATGTGCTGCTTTACCGCCCGCCGGGACTGTGGCCCTTGTTCATGCTGCTGGGGACCGAGGCTGCACGCTCTCGTGAGGTGCGTTGGCGTGACCAGCCATTCGTGCTTGAATGGTTGCGCGTCTCGATCCTGATGGGCGCGATGATCCTGGGCTATCGTATCGTGCAGTTCACATTCCTCTTGCCGGTCCCTTCTCTGGGTCAGGTGCTGTTGCAATATATCGCGACCGTGATGGTCTATCCGGTCGTGGCGCTGGCCGCACGTCTGCTGATCGGCCTGCGCCGGATCAGCCCGGTCGAGGCCGAAATGATGAGATATGCCCGATGA
- a CDS encoding DUF2062 domain-containing protein, protein MFKRRKPRSYGQIATEMIYPRGGWRRAGTYVVHRLRRLPDQPQRIGRGVAAGVAVSFTPFFGFHFLAAAAVAWVMRGNILAALLATFVGNPATFPFIGVLCVTLGREIMGLPGDLPPHLIFVEFGRASAELWHNIKAIFGPETTQWTQLSEFFHDVYIPYLVGGLIPGILCGALAHYLTVPVVQAYHRRRSKKMAERIERVKKAAEERDRHIREEALEKHRLDSGEGMSAAPGSADRDQ, encoded by the coding sequence GTGTTCAAGCGCCGCAAACCCCGAAGCTATGGTCAGATCGCGACGGAAATGATCTATCCGCGCGGCGGCTGGCGTCGTGCGGGCACTTATGTCGTGCACCGCCTGCGCCGCCTGCCGGATCAGCCGCAGCGCATCGGCCGGGGGGTGGCTGCGGGCGTCGCGGTCTCGTTCACGCCTTTCTTCGGCTTTCACTTTCTGGCCGCGGCCGCTGTCGCCTGGGTGATGCGCGGCAATATTCTGGCGGCGCTTCTGGCGACATTTGTCGGCAACCCCGCCACCTTTCCGTTCATCGGCGTGCTCTGCGTCACCCTGGGACGAGAGATCATGGGCCTGCCGGGCGATCTGCCCCCGCATCTGATCTTTGTCGAATTCGGCCGCGCAAGCGCCGAGTTATGGCATAATATCAAGGCGATCTTCGGCCCCGAGACCACGCAATGGACGCAGCTGTCGGAATTTTTCCACGACGTCTATATCCCCTATCTTGTCGGCGGCCTGATCCCGGGCATCCTGTGCGGCGCATTGGCGCATTACCTGACCGTGCCGGTCGTTCAGGCCTATCACCGCAGACGGTCAAAGAAGATGGCCGAGCGGATCGAGCGGGTGAAGAAGGCCGCGGAAGAGCGTGACCGCCATATCCGCGAAGAGGCGCTGGAAAAGCATCGCCTTGACAGCGGTGAGGGTATGTCTGCCGCCCCCGGGTCGGCAGATCGCGATCAGTAG
- the mrdA gene encoding penicillin-binding protein 2, translating to MTKPPKDIVESSRRIGRRGLLLAGVQLGVITTLALKLRSMQIEHAEEYRTLADGNSIKVRLLAPARGLLLDRNGILIAGNEQNYQITLTREDAGGDVEPVLRRLSHLIPISDDRMTELLDEFAKRTAITPIVVADRLTWEQFSSIAVNAPSLAGVQPETALSRVYPRAGDLAHVLGYVGPVSDYDLSKIEDPDPVLMLPEFQLGKLGFESRFEEKLRGKAGARRVEVNSAGREMRELSRKEGEQGATIQMTLDAQLQNYAAQRLGEESAAAVVIDIQTGDIVAISSSPSFDPNKFVRGISGPDYRALTNHDHRPLADKTVQGVYPPGSTFKMVTLLAGLEAGVINAGSRFYCPGFTEVGGRRFHCWSRGGHGSVDALNSLSRSCDVYYYELAQRVGIDRIAIMARKLGIGVKHDLPMSAVAEGIAPDREWKRARYDQPWQVGDSLNSSIGQGYVLASPLQLAVMTARIASGKVVVPRLVRAIDGVQQPVPEFEDLDVHPAFLRVARLGMDEVMNSATGTARRSRIIREEWRMAGKTGTSQVRNITAAERARGVIRNEQLPWNRRDHALFVCFAPTTAPRYAISVVVEHGGGGSTAAAPIARDIMLFALQGGLPPLDAVPSDQQADMKARHEAMHLFTPEAPRLTRA from the coding sequence ATGACAAAGCCGCCGAAGGATATCGTCGAAAGCTCTCGCCGGATCGGCCGCCGGGGCCTGTTGCTGGCCGGGGTGCAGCTGGGCGTCATCACCACGCTGGCGCTGAAGCTGCGGTCGATGCAGATCGAACATGCCGAGGAATATCGGACATTGGCCGATGGCAATTCGATCAAGGTCAGGCTGCTGGCCCCGGCGCGCGGGCTGCTGCTGGACCGCAACGGCATCCTGATCGCGGGGAATGAGCAGAATTATCAGATCACCCTGACGCGCGAGGATGCGGGCGGCGATGTCGAACCCGTGCTGCGCCGCCTGTCGCATCTGATCCCGATCAGCGACGACCGCATGACCGAATTGCTGGATGAATTCGCCAAGCGCACGGCGATCACGCCCATTGTCGTGGCCGACCGCCTGACCTGGGAACAGTTCAGTTCCATTGCGGTCAATGCGCCCTCGCTGGCCGGGGTGCAGCCGGAAACCGCGCTGTCGCGGGTCTATCCGCGGGCGGGCGATCTGGCGCATGTGCTGGGCTATGTCGGGCCGGTCTCGGATTACGATCTGTCCAAGATCGAGGATCCCGATCCGGTCCTGATGCTGCCGGAATTCCAGCTTGGCAAGCTGGGCTTCGAATCGCGCTTCGAGGAAAAGCTGCGCGGCAAGGCCGGGGCCCGCCGGGTCGAGGTCAACAGCGCCGGGCGCGAGATGCGTGAACTGTCCCGCAAAGAGGGCGAGCAGGGCGCCACCATCCAGATGACGCTGGACGCGCAGTTGCAGAACTATGCCGCCCAGCGTCTGGGAGAGGAAAGCGCGGCGGCGGTGGTGATCGATATCCAGACCGGGGATATTGTCGCGATCTCATCCTCGCCCAGCTTCGACCCCAACAAATTCGTGCGCGGGATTTCCGGCCCCGATTACCGGGCGCTGACCAACCATGACCACCGCCCGCTGGCCGACAAGACGGTGCAGGGGGTCTATCCGCCCGGCTCGACCTTCAAGATGGTCACCCTGCTGGCCGGGCTTGAGGCGGGCGTCATCAATGCCGGCAGCCGCTTTTACTGCCCCGGCTTCACCGAGGTTGGCGGCCGCCGCTTCCATTGCTGGAGCAGGGGCGGCCACGGATCGGTCGATGCGCTGAACAGCCTGTCGCGCAGTTGCGACGTCTACTATTACGAACTGGCACAGCGGGTCGGGATCGACCGGATCGCGATCATGGCGCGCAAGCTGGGGATCGGCGTCAAGCATGATCTGCCCATGTCCGCCGTGGCCGAAGGCATTGCGCCGGATCGCGAATGGAAGCGTGCGCGTTACGATCAGCCCTGGCAGGTCGGGGACAGTCTGAATTCCTCGATCGGGCAGGGCTATGTGCTGGCCTCGCCGCTGCAACTGGCGGTGATGACGGCGCGGATCGCCTCGGGCAAGGTGGTGGTGCCACGGCTGGTGCGGGCGATTGACGGCGTGCAGCAGCCGGTCCCGGAATTCGAGGATCTGGACGTCCACCCCGCCTTCCTGCGCGTCGCGCGGCTGGGCATGGATGAGGTGATGAATTCCGCGACCGGCACCGCGCGCCGCTCCCGCATCATCCGCGAGGAATGGCGCATGGCCGGCAAGACGGGCACCAGCCAGGTGCGCAACATCACCGCCGCTGAACGTGCGCGGGGCGTCATCCGCAACGAACAACTGCCCTGGAACCGCCGCGATCATGCACTGTTCGTCTGCTTCGCGCCGACCACGGCCCCCCGCTATGCGATTTCCGTCGTGGTTGAACATGGCGGCGGCGGCAGCACGGCGGCCGCGCCGATTGCGCGCGACATCATGCTGTTCGCGCTGCAAGGCGGGTTGCCGCCTCTGGATGCCGTCCCCTCGGATCAGCAGGCCGACATGAAGGCGCGGCACGAGGCGATGCACCTGTTCACCCCCGAAGCGCCCCGGCTGACGCGGGCCTGA
- the rpoZ gene encoding DNA-directed RNA polymerase subunit omega: protein MARVTVEDCVDKVPNRFDLVMLASHRAREIATGSAPTVERDNDKNPVVALREIADETQPVDDLRERMIESTQTQIEVDEPEEDAMALLLGAEVDRPKPADEESEERMLRMMLEANQR, encoded by the coding sequence ATGGCCCGCGTAACGGTCGAAGATTGCGTCGACAAAGTTCCCAACCGGTTTGATCTGGTCATGCTGGCCTCGCATCGCGCGCGCGAAATCGCCACCGGCAGCGCCCCGACGGTTGAACGCGACAATGACAAAAACCCCGTTGTTGCCCTGCGCGAAATCGCAGATGAAACCCAGCCCGTCGATGATCTGCGCGAGCGGATGATTGAGTCGACCCAGACCCAGATCGAAGTCGATGAGCCCGAAGAGGACGCGATGGCGCTGCTGCTGGGCGCGGAAGTTGACCGCCCCAAGCCCGCCGATGAAGAATCGGAAGAGCGTATGCTGCGCATGATGCTGGAAGCCAACCAGCGCTAA